In Triticum aestivum cultivar Chinese Spring chromosome 5B, IWGSC CS RefSeq v2.1, whole genome shotgun sequence, the following proteins share a genomic window:
- the LOC123111395 gene encoding SWR1 complex subunit 6, giving the protein MDGEEENPGPFRRTSSRTRRMASRMASALSSSDNRAQAALARLDALESDNAGVEVVDLNDDEYGSTDGEDHVLMQKKQSKNMKRKTRQGKALEKRAVRSFMDVLQEANLEALPPHVPTYLRAAVGPPSTSSRRHYCSVCGNSSNYTCPRCGTRFCSCRCQVIHNDTRCLKFVA; this is encoded by the exons ATGGACGGGGAGGAGGAGAACCCGGGGCCCTTCCGCCGCACGAGCTCGCGGACGCGGCGTATGGCCTCCCGCATGGCCTCCGCCCTCTCCAGCTCCGACAACCGCGCTCAG GCTGCTTTGGCTCGTCTTGATGCGCTTGAGAGTGATAATGCTGGGGTTGAGGTGGTGGATCTCAACGATGATGAGTATGGATCTACAGATGGGGAGGACCATG TTTTGATGCAAAAGAAGCAGTCAAAGAACATGAAACGCAAGACAAGGCAAGGAAAAGCTTTGGAGAAAAGGGCGGTAAGATCTTTCATGGATGTTTTACAAGAG GCAAATCTGGAGGCCTTGCCACCTCATGTCCCAACATATCTGAGGGCTGCTGTGGGTCCACCGAGCACTTCATCCCGTCGCCATTACTGCTCTGTTTGTGGGAATTCTTCAAATTACACATGCCCCAGGTGTGGAACACGGTTCTGTTCTTGCCGCTGCCAAGTCATACACAATGACACTCGCTGCCTGAAATTTGTGGCTTGA
- the LOC123111393 gene encoding putative laccase-17 has product MSSSVYSLSLLGLAAAILLCCSRPAIAKEQRHEFVIQEAAVTRLCNSRSIVTANGQFPGPAVEVNEGDSLVVSVVNNATYNVTIHWHGVRQMRTGWSDGPEFVTQCPIRPGGSYTYRFTVAGQEGTLWWHAHSSWLRATVYGALIVRPRDPVPYPFDFHGEVAPIMLGEWWDMNPIDVIRTATRTGAAPNISDAITVNGQPGDLYSCSSQDTAVFPVKSGETNLLRFINAALNTELFVSLAGHTMTVVGADASYLKPYNATVIVLGPGQTTDVLVTFDQPPGRYYLAARAYASAQGVPFDNTTTTAIFDYSAGGTASPAMPTLPAYNDTATVTTFTTSLRNLHSVGLPSVVDEDLFFTVGVGLFNCSSGQNCGGPNNTRFAASINNASFVLPSTVSILQAHYQGDAAATGVFTTDFPANPPVQFDYTAQNVSRALWQPVPGTKVYKLKYGSVVQIVLQGTNIFAGENHPIHTHGYDFFILAEGFGNFDAATDTAKFNLDDPPMRNTVGVPVNGWAVIRFVADNPGVWLMHCHLDVHITWGLAMAFLVEDGVGELRSLGAPPPDLPIC; this is encoded by the exons ATGTCGAGTTCAGTGTACTCCCTGTCGCTCCTTGGCCTTGCTGCCGCTATTCTTCTCTGCTGCTCGCGGCCTGCGATCGCCAAGGAGCAACGCCACGAGTTCGTG ATCCAGGAGGCGGCGGTGACGAGGCTGTGCAACTCGCGGAGCATCGTGACGGCGAACGGGCAGTTCCCGGGGCCGGCGGTGGAGGTGAACGAGGGCGACTCCCTCGTCGTCAGCGTCGTCAACAACGCCACCTACAACGTCACCATCCACTG GCACGGCGTGCGGCAGATGCGGACGGGGTGGTCGGACGGGCCGGAGTTCGTGACGCAGTGCCCGATCCGGCCGGGGGGCAGCTACACGTACCGCTTCACGGTGGCCGGGCAGGAGGGCACGCTTTGGTGGCACGCGCACAGCTCCTGGCTCAGGGCCACCGTCTACGGCGCGCTCATCGTCCGCCCGCGCGACCCCGTCCCCTACCCCTTCGACTTCCACGGCGAGGTCGCCCCCATCATGCTCG GTGAGTGGTGGGACATGAACCCCATCGACGTCATCCGCACCGCCACGCGCACCGGTGCAGCTCCCAACATCTCCGACGCCATCACCGTCAACGGCCAGCCCGGCGACCTCTACAGCTGCTCCTCCCAAGACACGGCCGTGTTCCCGGTCAAGTCCGGCGAGACCAACCTGCTGCGGTTCATCAACGCGGCGCTCAACACCGAGCTCTTCGTCTCCCTCGCCGGCCACACCATGACCGTCGTGGGCGCTGACGCCTCCTACCTTAAGCCGTACAACGCCACTGTCATCGTGCTCGGGCCCGGCCAGACCACGGACGTCCTCGTCACTTTCGACCAGCCACCAGGCCGGTACTACCTCGCCGCCCGCGCCTACGCCAGCGCACAGGGTGTGCCCTTCgacaacaccaccaccaccgccatctTCGACTACAGCGCAGGTGGCACGGCGAGCCCTGCGATGCCGACCCTCCCGGCGTACAATGACACGGCCACGGTGACCACGTTCACGACGAGCCTGCGCAACCTCCACTCGGTGGGCCTCCCCTCGGTGGTCGACGAGGACCTTTTCTTCACCGTCGGCGTCGGCCTCTTCAACTGCTCCAGCGGACAGAACTGCGGCGGCCCCAACAACACACGGTTCGCGGCGAGCATCAACAACGCCTCCTTCGTGCTCCCCTCCACCGTCTCCATCCTCCAGGCACACTATCAGGGCGATGCCGCCGCCACCGGCGTCTTTACCACCGACTTCCCCGCCAACCCGCCGGTGCAGTTCGACTACACAGCGCAGAATGTGAGCCGCGCGCTCTGGCAGCCCGTGCCAGGCACCAAGGTGTACAAGCTCAAGTACGGCTCCGTGGTGCAGATCGTGCTCCAGGGCACCAACATCTTCGCCGGGGAGAACCACCCTATCCACACCCATGGCTACGACTTCTTCATCCTCGCTGAGGGCTTCGGCAACTTCGATGCCGCTACCGACACCGCAAAGTTCAACCTGGACGACCCACCAATGAGGAACACGGTGGGCGTCCCGGTGAATGGGTGGGCTGTCATCCGGTTCGTCGCCGACAACCCCGGGGTGTGGCTGATGCACTGCCATCTGGATGTGCACATCACCTGGGGCCTCGCCATGGCCTTCCTGGTCGAGGATGGAGTAGGAGAGCTGCGGTCCCTGGGGGCACCCCCACCAGACCTGCCAATTTGCTGA
- the LOC123115988 gene encoding universal stress protein YxiE-like, with protein sequence MKVLVALDDSGGSHHALDWVLRCLFPVGDQPATEEARPDLVLVHALEPLHHAMCPVGGTGSAVYGAPSIMQSVRAARKESARNLLDRAKRVCHTRGVSAAAVLVEGESREALYRAAEDAGAGLLVVGSRGLGAVGRAFLGSVSDYCVHHARCPVMVVPPPPVDKDGQRMRSSPIRCQSPCFQQGCLMAE encoded by the exons ATGAAGGTGCTGGTCGCGCTGGACGACAGCGGCGGGAGCCACCACGCGCTAGACTGGGTGCTACGCTGCCTTTTCCCCGTCGGCGATCAGCCGGCGACGGAAGAGGCCCGGCCTGATCTGGTGCTCGTCCACGCGCTGGAGCCGCTCCACCACGCCATGTGCCCGGTCGGCGGGACAG GGTCCGCGGTGTACGGCGCGCCGTCGATCATGCAGTCGGTGCGAGCGGCGCGGAAGGAAAGCGCGCGCAACCTGCTCGACAGGGCCAAGCGGGTCTGCCACACACGAGGG gtgagcgcggcggcggtgctggtGGAGGGGGAGTCCAGGGAGGCGCTGTACCGCGCCGCGGAGGACGCGGGCGCCGGCCTGCTCGTCGTGGGCAGCCGTGGGCTCGGCGCCGTCGGGAG GGCGTTCCTGGGGAGCGTGAGCGACTACTGCGTGCACCACGCGAGGTGCCCCGTCATGGTggtcccgccgccgcccgtcgacaAGGATGGCCAGCGGATGAGATCATCTCCAATCAGATGCCAGTCACCATGTTTTCAACAGGGGTGCTTAATGGCCGAATGA
- the LOC123115989 gene encoding PRA1 family protein B2 yields the protein MAAASPPLLPVSVLPAATTATTTIVLPVPDTSSAADQRAYLSRLLDSAKRSLSGARPWAELLDRAALSRPESLADATARVRRNLAYFRVNYALLVAFSLAASLLAHPFALAALLALLAAWCALYLLRAADAPPLEAFGKTFSERETLGGLLAASAFVVFVTSVGSIVFSALAAGAALACAHGAFRVPEEQLFLDDDIQPGAGGRVGSSVDLLSFFTNAAGGGGGRG from the coding sequence ATGGCTGCGGcttctcctcccctcctccccgtcTCCGTTCTCCCGGCGGCCACCACCGCGACCACCACCATCGTCCTCCCCGTTCCGGACACCTCCTCGGCGGCCGACCAGCGCGCCTACCTCTCCCGCCTCCTCGACTCCGCCAAGCGCTCCCTCTCCGGCGCGCGCCCGTGGGCGGAGCTCCTCGACCGCGCGGCGCTCAGCCGCCCGGAATCCCTCGCCGACGCCACCGCCCGCGTCCGCAGGAACCTCGCCTACTTCCGCGTCAACTACGCTCTCCTCGTCGCGTtctccctcgccgcctccctcctcgCGCACCCGTTCGCGCTCGCCGCCCTGCTCGCGCTCCTCGCCGCCTGGTGCGCGCTCTACCTCCTCCGCGCCGCCGACGCACCCCCGCTGGAGGCCTTTGGGAAGACCTTCTCCGAGAGGGAGACGCTGGGCGGGCTCTTGGCGGCGTCGGCGTTCGTCGTGTTCGTGACCTCCGTCGGGTCCATCGTCTTCTCCGCCCTCGCGGCCGGCGCCGCGCTCGCCTGCGCGCATGGCGCGTTCCGGGTGCCCGAGGAACAGCTCTTCCTCGACGACGACATACAGCCTGGCGCTGGAGGAAGAGTGGGCTCCTCCGTCGACCTGCTCTCCTTCTTCACCAacgccgccggaggaggaggtggacgcgGCTGA